From a single Sphingomonas sp. IW22 genomic region:
- a CDS encoding IS5 family transposase, whose amino-acid sequence MDQRGFFDVEDRLSRLSDLGDQLEAFSRAVDFEQFRPDLERTLAYSDGAKGGRPPIDPVLMFKVLVIQTINTLSDERTEYLINDRLSFMRFLGLGLSDRVPDAKTIWLFRERLTKAGAIATLFDRFDAMLRGAGYIAMSGQILDATLVAAPRQRNTSAEKTDIKAGRIPEHWKDKPARLSHKDRDARWTLKFTKAKPRDDGSMPAMDLAIPAFGYKNHISIDRRFRLIRRWKATDASAHDGARLREGLLDRSNTGSNVWADTAYRSGANEAFMDRHGFVSKVHHKKPPHRDMPTRTRRSNAGKSVIRSRVEHVFADQKSRMGLFVRTVGIKRAEMKIGLANLVYNIRRFLYLERINAT is encoded by the coding sequence GTGGATCAGCGGGGATTTTTCGATGTTGAGGATCGGCTTTCCCGGCTGAGCGATCTTGGGGATCAGTTGGAAGCCTTTTCTCGGGCGGTAGATTTTGAGCAGTTCCGACCTGATCTGGAGCGGACGCTGGCCTATTCGGATGGTGCCAAGGGTGGCCGCCCGCCGATTGACCCGGTTCTGATGTTCAAGGTCCTGGTCATCCAGACGATCAACACCCTGTCAGACGAACGCACCGAGTATCTGATCAACGACCGGCTTTCGTTCATGCGCTTCCTCGGACTGGGCTTGTCGGACCGTGTTCCCGACGCCAAGACCATATGGCTGTTTCGCGAGCGGCTCACCAAAGCCGGCGCTATCGCCACCCTGTTCGACCGGTTCGATGCGATGCTGCGGGGCGCCGGCTATATCGCGATGTCCGGACAGATCCTCGATGCTACATTGGTGGCCGCCCCGCGTCAGCGTAACACCAGCGCCGAAAAGACGGACATCAAGGCCGGACGTATTCCGGAGCACTGGAAGGACAAGCCGGCCAGGCTCAGCCACAAGGACCGCGACGCCCGCTGGACGCTCAAGTTCACCAAAGCAAAGCCGAGGGATGACGGATCAATGCCGGCGATGGACCTGGCCATCCCGGCGTTCGGGTACAAGAACCACATATCCATTGACCGACGCTTTCGGCTCATCCGACGCTGGAAAGCAACCGATGCCAGCGCTCATGATGGTGCCCGCCTGCGCGAAGGGCTGCTTGATCGCAGCAATACCGGCTCCAATGTCTGGGCCGACACGGCCTATCGCTCAGGCGCGAATGAGGCCTTCATGGACCGCCATGGCTTCGTGTCGAAAGTCCATCACAAGAAGCCGCCCCATCGCGATATGCCGACCCGAACCCGGCGATCCAATGCCGGCAAATCCGTCATTCGATCCCGGGTCGAGCATGTGTTCGCCGATCAGAAATCCCGAATGGGTCTCTTCGTTCGGACTGTCGGCATCAAGAGGGCGGAAATGAAGATCGGCCTCGCCAACCTCGTCTATAATATCAGGCGCTTCCTATATCTTGAGCGCATCAACGCTACCTGA
- a CDS encoding helix-turn-helix domain-containing protein, which produces MADDLSIAVSIAEIAVLCRLSLCHFVRAFSNTIGITPYAWFMRQRIRRAEDLLTNSDLPLAQIALECGFSDQAHFTKAFVKVTGLTPAKWRRRWTVRRTSGAEDADMILVVS; this is translated from the coding sequence ATGGCCGACGACCTCAGCATTGCCGTATCCATAGCGGAGATCGCTGTTCTTTGCCGCTTGTCATTGTGCCATTTCGTAAGGGCGTTCTCCAATACGATTGGCATTACGCCTTATGCATGGTTCATGCGGCAGCGCATTCGTCGCGCTGAAGACCTGCTGACGAATTCCGATTTGCCTCTCGCGCAAATTGCGTTGGAATGCGGTTTTTCCGATCAGGCGCACTTCACCAAGGCATTCGTCAAGGTAACTGGCCTGACACCTGCCAAATGGCGTCGCAGATGGACGGTTCGAAGAACCTCTGGCGCTGAGGATGCGGATATGATTCTGGTTGTCTCGTGA
- a CDS encoding aldolase/citrate lyase family protein — protein sequence MRNEFKQVIGERTLYGLWLALADQYSAEVCAGAGFDFFVLDGEHSPLDLRTILHQLQAIAGYAVTPVVRPATDDPVLIKQLLDIGVENLLVPMVESGDQAKRIVASTRYPPQGFRGVGSGIARAARWGNDPDYLARANDNHCLILQVESVAGLAALEDIASVEGVDGIFLGAVDLSASMGLLGQPNHPDVIAAMDDAIARIRSSGKFAGFLSADQSMSAHFVERGAHFAAVGVDALLLSNACRALAGAFKRPGEAVATRGY from the coding sequence ATGCGGAATGAATTCAAACAAGTGATCGGCGAACGAACGCTCTATGGTTTGTGGCTGGCCCTCGCCGATCAATATAGCGCCGAGGTGTGCGCAGGCGCCGGTTTTGACTTTTTCGTTCTTGACGGCGAGCATTCTCCGCTCGACTTGCGAACGATCCTTCATCAGCTTCAGGCCATTGCCGGATATGCTGTAACCCCTGTTGTGCGCCCTGCGACCGACGATCCTGTGTTGATCAAACAATTGCTTGACATCGGCGTCGAGAACCTTCTGGTGCCGATGGTCGAAAGCGGCGATCAGGCAAAACGAATAGTCGCTTCTACCCGTTATCCACCCCAAGGGTTCAGAGGCGTTGGATCCGGTATCGCGCGTGCCGCGCGCTGGGGCAATGATCCGGACTATCTGGCACGAGCGAATGACAATCACTGCCTGATCCTGCAGGTTGAAAGCGTGGCAGGACTGGCTGCGCTCGAAGACATAGCGTCGGTTGAAGGCGTCGACGGGATCTTCCTCGGTGCAGTCGACTTGTCAGCCTCGATGGGGCTCCTGGGCCAGCCCAACCACCCCGATGTGATCGCCGCGATGGACGACGCGATCGCCCGCATCCGGTCTTCGGGCAAGTTTGCAGGCTTCCTGTCCGCGGATCAATCCATGAGCGCGCATTTCGTTGAACGGGGTGCTCATTTTGCTGCTGTTGGTGTTGATGCCCTCCTCTTGTCCAATGCCTGTCGGGCGCTGGCAGGTGCATTCAAGCGTCCAGGCGAAGCAGTGGCGACGCGCGGCTATTAA